TAAAAACTGCTATAGAATCTTCAGTAGTCACTGAACCAAGGGGATAACCACCATGAGAAACAACACAACGTTAACAAAATCACACAGCCGCGCTTGCTTAGCCGGGTTAATGGTGATTTGCAGTGCCTCCGCTAGCGCGGACAGCTGGACAGAAGCATCCGGACTACTGGGTGCCGCGGGGATTGACCCAAACGCATCGAAATTCATGACCGATCATAATCTGAAGGTTGGCGGCTGGCTGAACAGTAGCGTCGGCGCCAACATGAATAGCAACGGTGACGGTTTTAACGGCCCAGTGACATTCAACGACCGTAGCGGTGAATTGCAACTCAACCAGTTGTATCTGTATTTGCAAAAAGCTATCAATGTGAACGGCGACTCTTTCGACATCGGCGGTCGCGTCGATGTGATGTACGGTACCGATGCCGCGTTTACACAAGCTTACGGTTCATTCGGATTCGACCCCGGCACCCTAGCGGACAGTGACCGTGGCAACTGGGATCTGAATTTGAGCGGACATGGGGAACGCTTCTACGGCTTGGCATTACCACAAGCATACGCCGAGTTTAACCTCCCATTCGGTAATGGTATCGCAGTCAAAGCCGGGCACTTTTATACTCCAATCGGTTACGAAGTAGTTACCGCTCCCGATAACTTCTTCATCACCAAACCCTACACTATGCAATATGGCGAACCATTTACCCATACCGGCATACTAGCAACCTACGCATTCAATCCGAATTGGACAGTAATGGGCGGTGCAGTTACCGGAAGCAACTCGGGCGGCTGGGACGGCAACTGGGACAGAGACCTGGGCAACTGGGCTTGGTTGGGCGGGGTAACCTGGACAAGCGACGACGCCGGCACATCTCTGGCTATTACATCAACGGCTGGCGAACGCTCCGAAAACAGCAAAGACACATGGGCCATGTACAGCATCGTCGGCAAGCACAATTTCACCGACAAGTTGCATTACATCATTCAACACGATCACGGTTTTGCCAATAATATCTGGACCGGGAACGCAAGCCTTGCAGGACTTCCAGACGGCAGGGAAGACGCCGAATGGTATGGCATCAACCAATATTTGATTTATGACGTCAACGACAAAGTCTCAGCCGGTCTGCGCGCAGAATGGTTCCGTGATCATAACGGCATCCGTGTTCTCGGCCCTGGCCGTTGCTATGCTGCGGCAGGCACAGTCGGCGACAACTTCGCTTGTGGCAGCAACTACGGCGCTAACTATGTCCCGTTTCAAGAAGCCAGCGGATATTACGCCGTTACAGCCGGCTTGAGCTACAAACCGGCAAAATGGTTGAACTTGCGTCCAAACCTGCGTTACGACTTTACCGATAATGCTAAAGCGTTCGACAACGGTACACGCCACAACCAATTCTTGGTTACTGCGGACGTAGTCATCACTTTCTAAGTTGGTAGCCTAAGTAAATCATCGTTATAAAGCTGTACGCCTCCATTGCGTTGAAAGCCCTTTGGAGGCTCTGTTTGTTATAGCTCTTTACTACGTTTGATGATATTGTTAAATCGTTTAAGCTTCTCAACCAAAACAACTACAACCTACGGAGACCCTCACTAATGTCTGTTGATCACGTTCTGAAATTAATCCAAGAAAACGACGTCAAATTTGTCGACTTCCGCTTCTGCGACACTCGCGGTAAAGAACAACACGTTACTTTCCCAGCGCACACCATCGACGAAGACACCTTTGAAGAAGGTAACATGTTTGACGGTTCGTCCATCGCCGGCTGGAAACACATCAACGAATCGGACATGATTCTGATGCCGGACCCCAGCACCGCGGTTATCGATCCTTTCTTCGACGACAAAACCCTGATCTTGCGTTGCGATATTATCGAACCGAAAGACATGCAAGGTTACGCTCGTGACCCACGCTCTATAGCCAAACGCGCTGAAGCCTATTTGCAATCTACCGGTATCGCCGACACCGCGTTCTTCGGTCCTGAAAACGAATTCTTCATTTTTGACGACGTCCGCTGGAACACCAGCATGGGTGGCTGCTCCTACCAAATCGACTCAGAAGAAGCCGGCTGGAACTCAGAAAAAGTTTACGAAAACGGCAACATCGGTCACCGTCCAGGCGTTAAAGGTGGTTACTTCCCCGTACCGCCAGTCGATTCATTCCAAGACATGCGCTCTGCAATGTGCCTGGTTCTGGAAGAAATCGGCCAAACCGTTGAAGTACACCACCACGAAGTGGCAACTGCCGGTCAGTGCGAAATCGGTGTTAAATTCAATACTTTGGTTAAAAAAGCCGACGAAGTACTGGGCTTGAAATACGTGATTGCCAACATCGCGCACGCTTACGGCAAAACCGCAACCTTCATGCCTAAACCACTGGTTGGCGACAACGGCAGCGGCATGCACGTTCACCAATCTTTGGCTAAAGGCGGCGTCAACCTGTTCACCGGCAACCTGTATGGCGGCTTGTCAGAAACCGCGCTGTACTACATTGGCGGCATCATCAAACACGCCAAAGCATTGAACGCAATTACCAACCCATCAACTAACAGCTACAAACGTCTGGTTCCTGGCTTCGAAGCTCCGGTAATGCTGGCTTACTCAGCACGTAACCGCTCTGCGTCTATCCGTATTCCTTACGTCACCAACCCTAAAGGCCGCCGTATCGAAGTACGTTTCCCAGACTCCACCGCTAACCCATACTTGGCGTTTTCTGCCATGTTGATGGCCGGTCTTGACGGTATCCAAAACAAAATTCACCCAGGTGAAGCGATGGATAAAGACTTGTACGACTTGCCGCCAGAAGAAGAAAAAGCGATTCCACAAGTGGCTTTCTCTTTGGACGAAGCCTTGGCGGCTCTGGATGCAGACCGCGAATTCTTGACTCGTGGCGGCGTATTCACTGACGACGTAATCGATGGCTACATCGCATTGAAACAAGAAGATGTGACTCGTCTGCGTATGAGCACTCACCCTGTTGAGCTGGATATGTACTACAGCCTATAAATAGTTAAGCCCGTTCTTAACGGGCCCACACTATCCCACAGCCCCGCAAGCTTTCGGCTTCGCGGGGTTTTTTATGCACTGGCGTACACCCTACACACCTGCGCCGCTTTTTAGCTGCGTCGAAGAACAAGCTATTTGTCATCCTCCGGCAATTCAGGCGCCTTCCATGATCCGCGCTTATGGGCTTCCATCACGGTTTGCCACCCATTCTCCAGCTCCTTTTCAGTGATACCAAATTGCTGAAGAATGCCATTAAGGCCGGACGGCACGTCAAACGCTGGCTTGGCAATATTATTGGCACGCGGCACGCCCTTGGAAGATGAAATTATTACACTGCCATTAATTGGTTTGATGGCTCCTTTAGCACACCGCGCCTGATCATCGGTATACAAGGTTTTTCCATCGACCACACATTTCATTGGCTCGGCCAACGCCTGACAAACCGGTAAAAATGCGAATATGCTAAAGCCCATTAAAAATAGTATTTTCACGGCCTAATTCCATTGGTTTAAAAGAAAGACATTCGCAGCTCGAACGCAAAGTGCGCCGGAAAAACCGACAGCCAATTTGTTTTCGCTCACAACCTTTACCGATAAGTCTAGCTTGGAATGCCCCTGCCCATTCGATTGGAGATGCTGTTTATAATCTCGCAGCGGAGGCACATTAATTGCTGTGCAACTGAAGGGGGCACAACTCCTTTATTCCAGACACACTTTTCTTAGCACTATTTAGGCGACAATTATGGCTATCAGCGTCTTCGATATTTTTAAAATCGGTATCGGACCTTCCAGTTCTCATACTGTGGGGCCCATGCGGGCAGCAATGACGTTTGTCAATAATCTGGAACAGCGAGGTTTTATTGATGAGGTACAACGCCTGCGCATCGAATTATTCGGTTCGCTTGGTGCGACAGGTAAAGGCCATGGCACCGACAAAGCGGTATTACTTGGCCTGGAAGGCGAAGCACCCGATTTGATTGACCCCGCCATCATTCCACAACGGCTATCCGCAATCCGCGAATCCGGAGCAGTTAGGCTATTGCAGCGTTACCCGGTAGCGTTCAACGAGAAAGCCGATTTACTGTTTCAACGTAAAGTACTTCCTTATCACTCCAACGGCATGCGCTTTAGTGTATTCGGCGCAAACGGCTCCGAACTGCTGCAAAGCGATTACTATTCGGTAGGCGGCGGATTTGTCGTGACCGACGCTGCGGCTGCTGCGGACAGGCTGAGCAATGACGACACCCGCCTACCCTATCCTTTCAAAACTGGTGCAGCGATACTAAAACTGTGCGCGACACATAACAAATCAATCAGCGATTTGATGCTGAGCAATGAAAAAGCCTGGCTGGGTGAAGAGGAAATCCGCCAGAAATTATTGAACATTTGGCAGGTAATGCAAGCTTGCGTCGAACGCGGCTTGCACGAAGAAGGGGTTATGCCGGGCGGCATGAAAGTCAGGCGCAGAGCGGCCAATCTCTACCGGCAATTGAGCGGCGAAATTCCTCGGCAAACTCCCAGCATGCCGGTGGGAACCATGGAATGGGTAAACTTATTTGCACTTGCCGTCAGCGAGGAAAATGCTTCCGGCGGGCGCGTCGTGACCGCACCCACCAACGGCGCTGCCGGCATTATCCCGGCGGTATTACATTATTACTGGCGCTTTTGCGATGGCGCGAATGAAGAAGGGGTGATTCGCTTCTTACTGACAGCCGCCGCAATAGCGATTCTGTATAAAGAAAACGCCTCGCTATCCGGCGCCGAAGTCGGCTGTCAGGGCGAAGTCGGGGTCGCTTGCTCTATGGCTGCCGGCGCACTGGCCGAAGTATTGGGCGGCACGCCCGAGCAGGTGGAAAATGCCGCCGAAATTGGCATGGAGCATAACTTGGGCTTGACCTGCGACCCTGTTGGCGGTTTGGTGCAGGTGCCCTGCATCGAGCGTAACGCGATGGGGTCGGTAAAAGCTATCAACGCGGCGCGCATTGCCCTGCGCGGCGACGGCAAACATTTTGTATCGCTGGACAAGGTAATCAAAACCATGCGCGAAACCGGCGCCGACATGAAAACCAAATACAAGGAAACCTCACGCGGCGGTTTGGCGGTGAATCTGATTGAATGCTGACAACGGCTTAAACGCAATCTCAAGCTGTTTTTATACCCTCTTTCGCAAGAATCTCCAGCGGAGCGTCGCCCCTGCATGGAAACGGGTAGCCAATCACATAAATGGTACGCTGCGAATAAGATTTTCTGCGCGGCTCGGCTTTGAGAACCTTCTGCATGAGGGAATGACGAGCTTTTAGGCGCCCGCTTTAATCGCTATTCACGCTATCCTTACAAATTACAGTTCGCCTTAATGCCTTTAGTCTATTGAAGGCCA
The window above is part of the Methylomonas sp. ZR1 genome. Proteins encoded here:
- a CDS encoding porin translates to MTDHNLKVGGWLNSSVGANMNSNGDGFNGPVTFNDRSGELQLNQLYLYLQKAINVNGDSFDIGGRVDVMYGTDAAFTQAYGSFGFDPGTLADSDRGNWDLNLSGHGERFYGLALPQAYAEFNLPFGNGIAVKAGHFYTPIGYEVVTAPDNFFITKPYTMQYGEPFTHTGILATYAFNPNWTVMGGAVTGSNSGGWDGNWDRDLGNWAWLGGVTWTSDDAGTSLAITSTAGERSENSKDTWAMYSIVGKHNFTDKLHYIIQHDHGFANNIWTGNASLAGLPDGREDAEWYGINQYLIYDVNDKVSAGLRAEWFRDHNGIRVLGPGRCYAAAGTVGDNFACGSNYGANYVPFQEASGYYAVTAGLSYKPAKWLNLRPNLRYDFTDNAKAFDNGTRHNQFLVTADVVITF
- the glnA gene encoding glutamate--ammonia ligase codes for the protein MSVDHVLKLIQENDVKFVDFRFCDTRGKEQHVTFPAHTIDEDTFEEGNMFDGSSIAGWKHINESDMILMPDPSTAVIDPFFDDKTLILRCDIIEPKDMQGYARDPRSIAKRAEAYLQSTGIADTAFFGPENEFFIFDDVRWNTSMGGCSYQIDSEEAGWNSEKVYENGNIGHRPGVKGGYFPVPPVDSFQDMRSAMCLVLEEIGQTVEVHHHEVATAGQCEIGVKFNTLVKKADEVLGLKYVIANIAHAYGKTATFMPKPLVGDNGSGMHVHQSLAKGGVNLFTGNLYGGLSETALYYIGGIIKHAKALNAITNPSTNSYKRLVPGFEAPVMLAYSARNRSASIRIPYVTNPKGRRIEVRFPDSTANPYLAFSAMLMAGLDGIQNKIHPGEAMDKDLYDLPPEEEKAIPQVAFSLDEALAALDADREFLTRGGVFTDDVIDGYIALKQEDVTRLRMSTHPVELDMYYSL
- a CDS encoding L-serine ammonia-lyase; protein product: MAISVFDIFKIGIGPSSSHTVGPMRAAMTFVNNLEQRGFIDEVQRLRIELFGSLGATGKGHGTDKAVLLGLEGEAPDLIDPAIIPQRLSAIRESGAVRLLQRYPVAFNEKADLLFQRKVLPYHSNGMRFSVFGANGSELLQSDYYSVGGGFVVTDAAAAADRLSNDDTRLPYPFKTGAAILKLCATHNKSISDLMLSNEKAWLGEEEIRQKLLNIWQVMQACVERGLHEEGVMPGGMKVRRRAANLYRQLSGEIPRQTPSMPVGTMEWVNLFALAVSEENASGGRVVTAPTNGAAGIIPAVLHYYWRFCDGANEEGVIRFLLTAAAIAILYKENASLSGAEVGCQGEVGVACSMAAGALAEVLGGTPEQVENAAEIGMEHNLGLTCDPVGGLVQVPCIERNAMGSVKAINAARIALRGDGKHFVSLDKVIKTMRETGADMKTKYKETSRGGLAVNLIEC